The Streptomyces sp. NBC_01317 genomic interval CTCGCGGTCCTCGAACCGGAGCGTGAACGTACGGCGGCCGAAGAGCGCGGCCTCGTAGGGCCGCGCCGAGAGCTGGACCCGCAGGCCCGCGCGGCCCGCGCTGACGTAGTCGAGGGTGGCGATCGCCTTCGACGCGTGGAAGGGCTCGCTGTGGGTGACCGTGACCGTGGGCACCAGCCCGATGTGACGGGTCAGGGGGGCGACCCGGGCCGCCGTGAGCACCGCGTCGAGCCGGCCGCGGACCCGGCCGGGTGATTCCCCCGGGTCGGACGCGTCGTACCGCGCGGGCTGGACCCCGACGGAGTCCTCGATGGTGACGAAGTCCACCAGGCCGCGCTCGGCCTCCTGGACCAGGTCGAGCCAGTAGGCCGGGGTGAGCAGGTCAGCGGCGCGGGCGTCCGGCGCGCGCCAGGCGGCCGGGTGCCAGCCGGCTCCGTCGAGGGCTATCGCGAGATGAAGAGGGGCGGACTCGGGCATGGAGGTACACCGCTTCCAGGGAGACACGAACAGAAGAGGGAAAGGCGGCCGGGCTTCGTGATCAGGCGTCCTGCCGGGGTCGGCGCACCGCCCCCGCCCCCAGTCCAACCGGAGGCGATTTCCCCCTGTTCCCGCCCAGTGTTGCGGCCGCGTGTACATCGTGTGGCACGGCACCCGGGCCGAAACCAGGAGCCGTTCGCCCGCGGTCCGGGCAGGATGCCCTCTGTGCATCACCTCCTGTACGGACTCGCCGCCAACGTGGCCCTGCCGTCGGCGCTGGTGGACCGGCTGATCGCGGTCGCGGACGCGGAGACCGCCGGGGTACTCGCCGGTCGCCAGGACCTCACCCACGAGCAGGCGGTCGCACTGGTCGCCAGGGACGCGGACACCGATCAACAGCTCGCCTACGAGGGCCTGTTGACCGCCGCCGACGTCGATCCCGCGACACACCCGGATGCCGCTCTCACCCTGCTCGACCGGCGGGCGGGCAACCCGGAATGGGCGCGTGTCCTCCTGAAGGATCCACTCGTCCGGAACCGGGAGAGACTGGCCGCCTGTACCGGCCTCCCGTCCGACGCCGTGGAGACCCTCGCCGCGGACCCGGACGTACGGGTCGTCGCGGAGCTGGCCATGTGGACGACACCGGACAGGGCGGCCGTCCTCGCGCGACACCCGCATGCCGAGGTACGCCGGGCGGTGGCGGCCAACGAGGCGGCGCCTCCTGACGTGTTGGCGGCGCTGATGAGCGGCGAGGGGCTGCCTCCGGCGCGGTGGTGCCTGGTGTGCGACTGGGAAGAGACGCCGTTCGTGCACCCTTCGGAGTGCCCGCGGCGCGACTGCGATCTGCGGCCGGGCGAGTCCTGCGACGGCTCCCATGACTCCACCGTGCACCGGATGCGCCAGCAGGCGCTGCGGAACCCGGCCACGCCGACCCATGCCGTCGTCGGCTTCGCCGACCACCCTTCGTCACTGCTCCGGTGGGACCTCGCGGGCCGCCCCGACCTCCCGCCGGAGGTGTCGGGGCGGCTCGCAGTGGATCCCTCTCCTGGTGTCCGGGCCGACCTCGCCGGGAATCCCGCGATCGGCGCCACGCTGATCCGGGCCATGGCGGGCGACCCCGACAACGACGTACGGCGCGGGCTGGCACGCAACCCGCACGTGCCGCTCGACGTACTCGCCCACCTGGCCGGCACGACCAGGATCGGCTCGACTCTCCTGCCCCGGGTCGCCGCCGCCTCTCCGGACGAGGTCGAGGAGCTGGCGCAGTCGCCCGATCCGGAGGTACGGATGCTCGTGGCCCAGCGCCGTGACCTGCCGCCGGAGATCCGTGACGCGCTGGCCGCCGACCCCGACGCGAAAGTCGTCAAGTCCGTCGCCCCGCACCCCGGTCTCTCCGACGCGACGCTGCGGGCGATGGTCGACCGGCACGGGGTCCGGGTCGTCGCCGCGGTGGCGGCCAATCCGGACGCGACACCATCGCTGCTGGCGGACCTGACCCGGCACGAACCGCCCGTACGGAAAGCGCTCCGCGCCGTCGCACGGCATCCCCGGGCGACGGCGCCGGCTCTGCTCGCGTGCCTCGCCGACAGACAGGCGGGGCCACTGGCCGCCTGCCACCCGGCGCTGCCGCAGCCGGTCATCGCGGAGCTGCTGACGGACACCGACCCACGGGTGGCGGAAGCGGCGGCGGCCAACCCCTCACTGCCGCTCGCCGTGATGTCGGACCTGGTGGCCCGGCGCTAGTCGCTCCCGGCCACCGATCCACGGCTCAGGGGCTCGGTCACACCTACGCCACGTCCTCGGGCAAGAGCGAGCCCACCCAGACGTCCACCCGTTCACCCCGGCGGACCAGGCGGCGTCGCAGCGTTGCCTCCACCTGGAAACCGGCCTTCTCCGCCACCCGGCGCGCGGCCTCGTTGCCGACCTCGGACCGCCACTCCACGACGCCCAGGCCCAGCGTGCGGAACGCCCAGCCGCACACCGCGCCGACCGCCGTGGTGGCCACCCCGTGGCCACGGGCGGCCGGGTCGGTCCAGAAGCCGATCTCCGCCGCGCCGTTCGGGTGGAGTCCGAGGCCGACTCGGGCCAGGGGACGCTCCGTTGCCGGGTCCTCGGCCACGAACTCCGCGCGCCGGCCGCCGTCCCAGCCCGCCAGCGCGACCTGGTCCACGAAAAACGCCGCGTCGCGTCGGTGGTACGGGGACGGCAGCCGGACGAACCGCTGGAGAGCGGAGTCGAGCGACACCTCGTACACCCACTCGATGTCGGCCCGGGTGAAGGGGCGCAGCCGCAGCCCGTCCGCCTCGATCGTCCCCTGTCCGCCGCGCGGCCCGGCGGTGTCCCGCGTCCGTATCGCGCCGAGGTACCCCTCGATGGCGTCGCGGTTGCGGGCCAGGCAGTCGATGCGCCGCTGGATACGGCCGGCCTCGGCGCGCAGTTGTGCCGACGTCTCCGGGGTCAGGGACTCGGGGCGGAGGTGGATCTGGTCCGGCTCGTCCAGGAACGGCAGGATCCCGCGGATGATCTCCGTGGTCAGCCCCGAGTCGAACAGCCCGCGGATCTGCTGGACCCGCCCCACCGCCGACTCCTCGTACGCGCGGTAGCCGCTGCCGGCCCGCTCGGGGCGCAGCAGGTCCTGCTCCTCGTAGTAGCGCAGCATCCGGGTGGGAATGCCGGTGCGCGCGGACAGTTCGCCGATCCTCATGGCGTTTCCTCCCCCAGGGCGAAGGCGGGGCGAATGGTGTGCTTGCCTTCACACTGATGTGAAGGATTCACCATGGTCGCATGACCGCCAAACTCCCCTACGGGGGACTGTTCGCCCTGTTCACGGCCGCGTTCACCGCCGTGCTGACCGAGTTGCTGCCTGCCGGCCTGCTGCCGGAGATGAGCCGTGGCCTGCGGGTGTCGGAGGGCCGCGTCGGCTTCCTGGTGACCGGCTACGCGGCGGCGTCCTTCCTCGCCGCGATCCCGCTCACGGCGGCCCTGCGCGGTCTGCGCCGGCGCCCGGTGCTCGTCGGCGCGATCGCCGGCTTCGCGCTCTGCAACGCCGTGACCGCGCTCTCCACCTCATACGCTCTCACTTTCTGCGCCCGGCTGCTGGCCGGTGTCATGGGCGGCCTGATGTGGGCCATGCTCGCGGGGCACGCCGCCCGGATGGTGCCCGCGGAGCGCCGGGGCCGCGCCCTCGCCGTCGTCCTCGCGGGGATCACGGTGGCGCTCTCCTTCGGCATCCCGGCGGCCACCGCGTCGGCCGCGCTCCTCGGGTGGCGCGCGACCTTCGCGGCGGTGGCCGGGCTGGCCCTGCTCCTGGTGGTCTGGGTGAGCGGGTACGTCCCCGACTTCCCCGGGGAACCGGCCGGGGCGCGCGTCCCGCCGCACCGGATCGCGGCGCTGCCCGGCATCCGGACCGTCCTGACGATCACCCTGCTCGTGCTGCTGGGACACCAGGTGATGTACACCTACCTGGCCCCGTTCTCGGAGCGCGCGGGCTTCGGCCGTACCGGCGTGGTCCTGTTCGTCTTCGGCGCCGCCACCGTCGCCGGCGTCTGGGGCGTGGGCGCGCTGATCGACCGCCGTCCGCGCGCCACCCTGCTGGGCGCCCTCGCGCTCCTCACGGCCTCGATGCCGGCCCTCGGACTGTACGGCGGTACGCCCCCGGTCCTGCTGGCGGCCGTCGCCGTGTGGGGAGTTGCCTTCGGAGGCGCGCCCACCCTGCTCCAGACCGCGCTGATCCGGATCTCGGGACCCGGCGACGCGGATGTCGCCACCTCCTTGCAGACCACGGTCTACAACGCGGGCATCGCCGCCGGGTCCCTGGCCGGCGGCCTCGTCCTGGAGACCGCCGGGGGCGGCGCGGGCGCCCTGCCCTGGACCGCGCTGCCGCTGTTCGCCGCCGCGCTGGCCACCGTCGCGGCGGCGCGCCGGTACGCGTTCCCGGGGCGCCGCCGCCCGGTCGACGCTCACGCGCGGGTGGCTACCGAGGCCAACCCGTCCTGACGAAGGACAGCGGCCGGCTTACGGCTTACGGCTTGGGCAGGGTGCAGCCCGGGAGGCTCAGATTGATCGTGGTGCCCGTGCCGACACACGGCACGATCTGGTAGGTCTCCTGCGCGTAGTTGATGCCCTGGCGCACGGTGACGGTGCCGTTCTGGTCGACCTCGCACGGGTTGTTGTCCGTGCAGCGCCCCCCGCTCTCGTTACCGGTGTTGTTGACGGCCACGACCTTGCCCGTGGTGTTGTCGATGACGGGGGAGCCCGACGTGCCACCGATCGTGTTGCAGGCCGAGGTGTAGCGGACCGAGTCCTTCCAGGTCCACTGCCCCTCCTTGAGCTGATACGCGAAGCCGTCCACGTTGCAGGTGTAGATGCGCTTCCAGTACCCGGAGACGACCTTGATGGCGGTGCCCTGCACCGGGCGCGTCGTGTTCAGGTCCAGCGCGGTGATCGCGTACCGGCTCTGTATCTGCGCGTACGTGCTGGTGAGTTGGTACAGCGACACGTCCGTGTCGGTCATCGTCGCGTACGCGATCTTGCTGGCCCGCAGGGTCGCCACGCCGGTGCCGGCGGCGTTCAGGAGGGTGAAGGAGCGGGTCGACGGCTGGTTGACGATGACCTGGCCCGCGGCCGGGAAACCGCTCTCGATGCAGTGGCCGTTGGACAGGACCAGGGCGAAGTCGTTGGGCTGCGATCCCGGCGTACGGACCACGGATCCCGAGCAGTTGCTCAGCGCGACCGTTCCGGCGTAGCTCACGGCCTTGACGGCCACACCCGTCCCGTCGGGGGCCGTGGTGCCGACCCGGGCGCCGGACGGGGCAATCGGGGCAATCGGGGAAGTCTTCGCCGGAGCGACCGCGTCCAGGCCGGTGGCCGTCGCGGGTGCCGCTCCCGCTCCGAGGAGCAGGACGGCGAGGAGCGCGCCGAGGAGAGGCTTTCTCATGGTGGGGGGTCCCCTCTGTGACCGAAGTATGCGGTTGTCATGAGCATTGTTGACGCAGGGGCCCCACCGGGCAACCACGCCTCACCGCTCGCACCGCGCACGGCCACGCCGGGTCCCCGCGTGGGGCGAGGGCGGACGGGTAGGCTCCCGCGCATGGATCTGGAGTGGGAACAGCTGGTGGTGGACGCGGCGGATCCGGTGGCGCTGGGCCGCTGGTGGGCCGAGGCGCTCGGCTGGGTCGTGGTGGACGACACGCCCGAGGAGTACGAGATCCGCGCCGCCCCCGACCGGCTGCCCGGCCTGCTGTTCACGCCGGTCACGGAGGCGAAGACCGCCAAGAACCGGCTGCATCTGGACTTCCGCCCGGCCGACCGGGACGCCGAGGTCGCCCGCCTGCTGGCCCTCGGCGCGCGCCACGCCGACGTGGGTCAGACGGGGGAGGAGCCCTGGGTCGTACTGGCGGACCCGGAGGGTAACGAGTTTTGCGTTCTCGGGCCGCGTCGCACCTGACACGGGTGAGGGGAGGGGGAGTTGATCCCCCTCCCCTCGGTCGGCCTCGCGCGCGTCAGCCCACGAAGATCTCGATCACCGACCAGAGCGCCAGCCCCAGCATGCACAGACCGCCGATCCGCTGCACCGTCCTGAGCGGGACACGCTTCGCGATGAAACGGCCGGCGAGCAGGGCGAGGGCGGAGACGGACATCAGCGCGACGGCGGAGCCGATGGCGGTGGACCACGTGCCGTTGGTGGCGGCGAGGTTGGCGGTGGTGATCTGGGTGAGGTCGCCGAACTCACTGATGAACACGGCCATGAACGCGGTGGTGTAGACGGGCCAGAAGCCGGTCACGGTCTTCGAGTCCGCCTCGTCCTCGTCGTCACCGCTCCCGCTCCGCAACAGCATGAACGCGCCGACCCCGAAGAGCACGGCCGACACCAGCTTGACGATCCAGTCGGGCAGCATCCCGATGAGGCTGCCCGCCCCGACGGCGATGGCGACATGCACGACGAAGGCGCTCGACGTACCGAACCAGACGTAGAGCGGACGCATGCGCGTGCCCATCGCCAGGGACGCGAACATGGTTTTGTCGGGGAGCTCCGCGAGGAAGATCAGCCCGAAGGCGGTGAGGATCGCCAGGGGGTCGAGATGCATGCCGGGTGGCTTTCTCTGGGGGCCGGACCCGGATCTTCGCGACGTGCCTGAGGCAACCGGAGGACCATTCGGCCCGGCACGACGGTGCACCCACGAGGTCCGTGGATACGTCAATGCCTGACCGAAGGTCTCGCCCGCCCGTGTGAATCCACTCGTGTGAATCCAGGGGCCCTGCCACCGGGAACCCGGAGGTTCCAGTGTGTCGACGACAGGTTTTCGGGGCTACTCCCCTTCGCAGTCGTCTACGATACCTCACCCCCTCCGACGCTCCCGCGCGGGGGACGGGGAGGCAGTCCGTGAGGCGGGCCGGGTCACATCCCGCCCCTCACTCCCGGTCGATGCCGGTGATGAAGGGCTGCCCGATGGGCGCGGTCGCGAGGGTGAAGCCCGCCTTCTCCAGCGCGCCGGTCGCGAGGCGCCGGGCCTCCTGCTCCGCGCCGTTCGAATCGTCGGCCGTGACCTCCAGGCGGAGCGTGAAGCGCGACTCCTCGGTGTCCACGGAGAGCAGGTCCAGATCCTCGGCCGCCCCGAAATCCGTCCCCTGCGGATCCGCCGGCCGCAGGGCCTGGAGCAGGACGGTCTTGGCGTCGTCGGTCAGCTCCGTGTGGAGCGTCCCGGGGATCGTCACTACGTAAGTGGTCATATTCATTATCTATCCCGCCTCGGGCCGCCCACTCCCGACGACTTCGCCTTACCCCGGGGGTACGGACGCCGAGACGCCTCTCTCCGCCGGTCACAGGGCTGCGGCCGGTGGAGAGAGGCGGAGAGAGAAGGCGGAGAGAGAAGTCTGTCCTGCCGGGTCAGCGCATCGGGTCGTCGCCCATGCCCTTGCGGTCCCGCCGGCCGTCCGCCCCCTTGTCGTCCCGCCCGGAGTCGTACTCGATCTGCTCCTTGCGGACGTCGGAGGTCACTTCCCGCTCCTCGGTGACCTTCTCGGTCTCCAGGCGCACCCGCTCGACCGCGACGGTCTCCTTCCGTACGACCGGCTGCTCGGCGTGCAGCGTCACCCGGGTCTCCGCCTCACCGATGTTGGGCCGTGAGGCCGCGTCGGAGGCGGGGTCGATCGGCTCGTGGATGACCCGTACCTCTTCGTGGCTGATCGGTACGGAGGTGGTGACGTTCTCGGTCACCACGACCTTGCGCAGCCGCGCCGTGCCCACCTCGCGTTCCACGGTGGCGACGTGCAGTTCTTCCTCCGACCGGATCATCTCCGGGTTGTGGAGGTCGGCGGACGCGGCGGGCGCCTTGTCGGGGTCGTACGCCTGGTGGCCGCCGGTGGTGTCGGCCGCCGCGGCGGCTCCCGCGTTCGTCCCCATGGCGGCGGCCGTTCCGGTGCCCGTGGCGGCGGCTGTCGTGTCCGTCGTGCTCGTCGCGTCCGCCGTCCCCGTGTCGGCCCTGGCCCCCGACTCCGACGCCTCCCCCGTGCCCGCGCCGGTCTCCGCCCCCATACCGGCGCCGGAGAGTCCGTAGTGCTCGTACAGCGCCCGCTCCTGCGCGGGATCCAGATGCTCGTCCGCGTCCAGGCGCGGGGCATCCTTGACCGTCTCCTTGGTGTGCGGGACATGGAGGTCCTCGCCCATCCGGCGGCCGCCGGACAGCGGGACGAGACTCTCCTTCATCCCGAACATGCCGGTCTTCACCGTCACCCATTCGGGCCGGCCCGTGACGTCGTCGACATAGACCTGGCCCACATTGCCGATCTTGTCGCCCTCTTTGCCGTACACGGTCAGGCCGCTCAGCTCACTGGGGCTGTTGAACACGCCGTCGGCTGACATCAGCGATCACTCCTCGCTCGGGGAATTGCGCGTCCGTGGGGCCGGGCCCCTCCGGGGCAGTCGCGCGTACCTCTCCATCGCGCCCCCGTCCGCCACCGGAGGCAACCGGTGGCGGACGGGGGAGAGGCCGGGGACCGCCGTGGGAGGCCGCCCGCCCGGTGTTCACCGCATAAGGCGCAGGTGAAAGACCTATCCGCCATTCGGGTGAATGGCTGGTCCGGCGTGCCGGATCCGCGCAATTCGGAGATGCTGGACTGCTGAGCGACCAGCTGGGCAGCCGAGCGGTCGTCGAGCGACCGGATCCCGGAAACGAACGTACGGAGAGCACGAGCATGACGGTGAATCGTGTCGGTCTCGTGGTCCACCAAGGCCGTGAAACGGCCGTCGAAGCGGCGGACACCGTGCACGCCTGGTGCGACGCCCACGACGTCCCCTGCAAGGAGATCGACGTCTGGAAGGCGGACGAACCGCGCCACGGCGGGCAGGAGGAGGCCTCCGCCGCCGGCCACCCCGATCTGGTGGTGACGCTCGGCGGCGACGGTACGTTCCTTCGCGGCGCCCGCATCGCCGCCAAGAGCGACGCGGCGGTGCTCGGTGTCGACCTGGGGCGCGTCGGCTTCCTCACGGAAGTCCCCGCCGACCAGATCGCACAGGCCCTCGACGCGGTGCAGGACGGGCGCGCCACCTACGAGGAGCGGATGACGCTCACCATGCGCGCCTCGCGCGCCCTGGAGATCCCCTCCGCCATGGAGGCGCTGCTGCGCTACGGGCGCCGCCCCACCCTGCCGCCGCCCGACGTCCGGCTCGACACCACCGAGGAGGAGGGCTGGGGCATGGCGCTGGACGTCGTCGCGATCAACGACGTCGTGCTGGAGAAGCTCGCCAGGGACCGCCAGGTCAGCCTGGGCGTCTACATCGCGGGCCGGCTCCTCGCGTCGTACTCGGCGGACGCCGTCATCGTGGCGACGCCGACCGGCTCGACCGCGTACAGCTTCGCGGCCGGCGGCCCGGTCCTCTCGCCGCACATGGACGCCGTCGTCTTCACTCCGGTGGCCCCCCACATGACGTTCGGCCGTACGGTCGTGGCCGCGCCCGACGAGCCGGTCGCCCTGCGCGTCCTGCCGCACTCCGGGGAGGCGGCCCTCAGCATCGACGGTCAGCTCCAGGGGGTGCTGGAGCCGGGGGACTGGGTCGGCGTGTACGGGGCCGAGTACCGCCTGCGCCTGGTCCGGCTGGGTCCCACCGACTTCTACAGCCGTCTGCGGGACCGTTTCCGGCTCACCGACGCGCCCGCCTCGGCGGTGGACGGGCAGGCCCCGCCGCTGTTCCGCCCCGACAGCCCGGTGCCCGACGACCTGGCCCACCTCCGCCTGCCGCCGGCGCCGGAACCGCCAGGACAGGCCTGACCGGGTGCCGCTCACCCGAACGGGGCGGGGCGCCGCCCGCCTGAGCCCGGTATCGAGGGCATGATCAGGACATGGCTCGAAACCGCAAGGGCCGACCTGGACAGGAGCGGGACACCTATGGCGACGCGTGCGGCACTATTCGATGTCGACGGGACCCTCGTCGATACCAATTACCTCCACGTGACCACCTGGTGGGAAGCGTTCCACCAGGCCGGGCAGCCGGTGCGGATGGCCGCGATCCACCGTGCGATCGGCCTCGGTTCCGGCGATCTGATCGCCCATCTGCTCGGTGACGAGCGGGACGTGGACCAGGACGCGGAGATCAAGGCCGCGCACGCGGCGCTGTACGCCACGTTCCACGACCGGCTGCCCGTGCTCGACGGGGCACAGGACCTGCTCAGGTCACTGGCCGACCGGGGCTGGGTCGTCGTGCTCGCGACTTCCGCGGGCGGGGCGGAGCTGGCGGCCCTGCGGCGCGCGATCGGGGCCGACGACGTCATCGCGGGGGTGGCGGGCGCGGACGACGTGGCCGCCGGGAAACCCGGGCCGGAACCGGTGCTCAGGGCGCTGGACCTGGCCGGGGTGCCCGCGGACCGCGCGCTGTTCTTGGGGGACACCGTCTGGGACATGGAGGCGGCGACGAAGGCGGGCGTGCGCCCGCTCGCCGTACTGACAGGCGGAGTTCCGCGCGCCGCGCTCCAAGCGGGCGGCGCCGAGGCGGCCTTCGTCAACCCGCTCGACGTGCTGGCCAACCTCGACACCGGACTCTTCGCGGACCTCGAAGCCCGCTGACGGCCCGGGTCGGACGGGGCCGGCCGGAGGACGGTGCCGTACGAGCCCGGTCTCAGCCGCCGGGGGACGGCGCCTCGCGCGTGCGGGTCCACTCCCGCAGCTGCTCGGCCGTCCAGGTGTTGACCACCCGGCCGGCCGGTACGCCGCACTCCTCCGCCCGCGCACAGCCGAGGAGTTGCCAATCGAGCTGTCCGGGCGCGTGGGCGTCGGTGTCGACGGCGAAGAAGACCCCGGCCGCGACCGCCTCGCGCAGCAGCCGGCGGGGCGGATCGAGCCGCTCCGGCCTGCTGTTGATCTCCACCGCCGTGCCCGACCCGGCGCAGGCGGCGAACACGGCCGCCGCGTCGAACTCCGACTCCGGCCGGCTCCCGCCCGTACCGCCGCCCCTGCTCCCGCGGCGCTCACGGCCCGTCAACAGCCGTCCGGTGCAGTGCCCGAGGATGTCGGTCAGCGGATTGCGGACGGCGGCGACCATACGCCGGGTCATCGGCGCCGATTCCATCCGCAGCTTCGAATGGACGGACGCCACGACCAGGTCCAGCCGTTCGAGCAGCTCCGGTTCCTGGTCCAGGGAGCCGTCGGGCAGGATGTCGCACTCGATGCCGGTGAGCAGCCGGAACGGCGCCCAGCCCGCGTTCAGCCGGTCGATCACGTCGAGCTGTTCCCGCAGCCGTTCCGGTGACAGGCCCCGCGCGACGGTCAGCCGGGGCGAGTGGTCGGTGAGGACGGCCCACTCGTGCCCGAGCGCGGCGGCCGTACGGCCCATCAGCTCGATGGGGCTGCCGCCGTCCGACCAGTCCGAGTGCAGGTGGCAGTCGCCGCGCAGCGCGGCACGCAACTCCTGGCCGCGCTCGGCGAGCGGCCCGCCCGCCGTCTCCTCCAGACCGCGCAGATAGTCGGGTACGGCTCCGGCCACCGCCGCCTCGACGACCTGGGCCGTCTTCGGCCCGATGCCCGGCACCCGGGACAGCGTGCCGCCGGCGGCACGCCGGG includes:
- a CDS encoding PHP domain-containing protein; the encoded protein is MDPVEALDRIAFLLERSRAETYRVKAFRTASAAVAALPPDEVARRAAGGTLSRVPGIGPKTAQVVEAAVAGAVPDYLRGLEETAGGPLAERGQELRAALRGDCHLHSDWSDGGSPIELMGRTAAALGHEWAVLTDHSPRLTVARGLSPERLREQLDVIDRLNAGWAPFRLLTGIECDILPDGSLDQEPELLERLDLVVASVHSKLRMESAPMTRRMVAAVRNPLTDILGHCTGRLLTGRERRGSRGGGTGGSRPESEFDAAAVFAACAGSGTAVEINSRPERLDPPRRLLREAVAAGVFFAVDTDAHAPGQLDWQLLGCARAEECGVPAGRVVNTWTAEQLREWTRTREAPSPGG
- a CDS encoding GNAT family N-acetyltransferase, which produces MEGYLGAIRTRDTAGPRGGQGTIEADGLRLRPFTRADIEWVYEVSLDSALQRFVRLPSPYHRRDAAFFVDQVALAGWDGGRRAEFVAEDPATERPLARVGLGLHPNGAAEIGFWTDPAARGHGVATTAVGAVCGWAFRTLGLGVVEWRSEVGNEAARRVAEKAGFQVEATLRRRLVRRGERVDVWVGSLLPEDVA
- a CDS encoding MFS transporter; translated protein: MTAKLPYGGLFALFTAAFTAVLTELLPAGLLPEMSRGLRVSEGRVGFLVTGYAAASFLAAIPLTAALRGLRRRPVLVGAIAGFALCNAVTALSTSYALTFCARLLAGVMGGLMWAMLAGHAARMVPAERRGRALAVVLAGITVALSFGIPAATASAALLGWRATFAAVAGLALLLVVWVSGYVPDFPGEPAGARVPPHRIAALPGIRTVLTITLLVLLGHQVMYTYLAPFSERAGFGRTGVVLFVFGAATVAGVWGVGALIDRRPRATLLGALALLTASMPALGLYGGTPPVLLAAVAVWGVAFGGAPTLLQTALIRISGPGDADVATSLQTTVYNAGIAAGSLAGGLVLETAGGGAGALPWTALPLFAAALATVAAARRYAFPGRRRPVDAHARVATEANPS
- a CDS encoding PRC and DUF2382 domain-containing protein → MSADGVFNSPSELSGLTVYGKEGDKIGNVGQVYVDDVTGRPEWVTVKTGMFGMKESLVPLSGGRRMGEDLHVPHTKETVKDAPRLDADEHLDPAQERALYEHYGLSGAGMGAETGAGTGEASESGARADTGTADATSTTDTTAAATGTGTAAAMGTNAGAAAAADTTGGHQAYDPDKAPAASADLHNPEMIRSEEELHVATVEREVGTARLRKVVVTENVTTSVPISHEEVRVIHEPIDPASDAASRPNIGEAETRVTLHAEQPVVRKETVAVERVRLETEKVTEEREVTSDVRKEQIEYDSGRDDKGADGRRDRKGMGDDPMR
- a CDS encoding S1 family peptidase; its protein translation is MRKPLLGALLAVLLLGAGAAPATATGLDAVAPAKTSPIAPIAPSGARVGTTAPDGTGVAVKAVSYAGTVALSNCSGSVVRTPGSQPNDFALVLSNGHCIESGFPAAGQVIVNQPSTRSFTLLNAAGTGVATLRASKIAYATMTDTDVSLYQLTSTYAQIQSRYAITALDLNTTRPVQGTAIKVVSGYWKRIYTCNVDGFAYQLKEGQWTWKDSVRYTSACNTIGGTSGSPVIDNTTGKVVAVNNTGNESGGRCTDNNPCEVDQNGTVTVRQGINYAQETYQIVPCVGTGTTINLSLPGCTLPKP
- a CDS encoding HAD family hydrolase, yielding MATRAALFDVDGTLVDTNYLHVTTWWEAFHQAGQPVRMAAIHRAIGLGSGDLIAHLLGDERDVDQDAEIKAAHAALYATFHDRLPVLDGAQDLLRSLADRGWVVVLATSAGGAELAALRRAIGADDVIAGVAGADDVAAGKPGPEPVLRALDLAGVPADRALFLGDTVWDMEAATKAGVRPLAVLTGGVPRAALQAGGAEAAFVNPLDVLANLDTGLFADLEAR
- a CDS encoding TMEM165/GDT1 family protein: MHLDPLAILTAFGLIFLAELPDKTMFASLAMGTRMRPLYVWFGTSSAFVVHVAIAVGAGSLIGMLPDWIVKLVSAVLFGVGAFMLLRSGSGDDEDEADSKTVTGFWPVYTTAFMAVFISEFGDLTQITTANLAATNGTWSTAIGSAVALMSVSALALLAGRFIAKRVPLRTVQRIGGLCMLGLALWSVIEIFVG
- a CDS encoding NAD(+)/NADH kinase; this translates as MTVNRVGLVVHQGRETAVEAADTVHAWCDAHDVPCKEIDVWKADEPRHGGQEEASAAGHPDLVVTLGGDGTFLRGARIAAKSDAAVLGVDLGRVGFLTEVPADQIAQALDAVQDGRATYEERMTLTMRASRALEIPSAMEALLRYGRRPTLPPPDVRLDTTEEEGWGMALDVVAINDVVLEKLARDRQVSLGVYIAGRLLASYSADAVIVATPTGSTAYSFAAGGPVLSPHMDAVVFTPVAPHMTFGRTVVAAPDEPVALRVLPHSGEAALSIDGQLQGVLEPGDWVGVYGAEYRLRLVRLGPTDFYSRLRDRFRLTDAPASAVDGQAPPLFRPDSPVPDDLAHLRLPPAPEPPGQA
- a CDS encoding VOC family protein, yielding MDLEWEQLVVDAADPVALGRWWAEALGWVVVDDTPEEYEIRAAPDRLPGLLFTPVTEAKTAKNRLHLDFRPADRDAEVARLLALGARHADVGQTGEEPWVVLADPEGNEFCVLGPRRT